From Topomyia yanbarensis strain Yona2022 chromosome 1, ASM3024719v1, whole genome shotgun sequence, one genomic window encodes:
- the LOC131676798 gene encoding sodium-independent sulfate anion transporter-like has product MAKEVILSDKDIYPSHQIPEDNELDYRERFPDLRPLIRRHFRGFWTREHAVRRLPFLQWGLQYSCRKLASDAIAGITVGLTSIPQSIAYAVVANLEPQYGLYSNFMGSFGYAIFGSVKEITIAPTAIMALMVQQKVLELGPAGAILSSFLSGCIILLLGLLNFGFVVQFISMPVITGFITAAAVTIMSSQMKSLLGISSPGKSSEFVDVWSNIFENAGQTRLWDSLLGFGSLAILICLTLVKGRGSGRWRTFTKYLCLLRNALIVLSGGTLAYIMASRDLHPFRLTGKVASGFPPLEPPPFSTIFNGEFYDFSQMLRLLGSSVIAIPLISILELVSIGKAFSKGKPIDATQEMLALGLCNIAGSFTSSIPTTASFARTAINSSSGVKTPFGGVFTGVLVLSALGLLTEYFYYIPKATLAAVIIAAMVFMIEYRAVAEMWRIKRIDIVPFLVTVVACLFTGLEYGILVGIAVNLCFLLYLISRPRIEHRVLQVGTTTALILRPTNDLAFSSAEYLREKIIRMAAKCEVDLVVINGELIKYIDSTVVKNLSSTVKDLKVQGRHVLLWRWNREVQYSLYRYRKEQFMPLFRADENDEEMIRRWRTGTMDDGFV; this is encoded by the exons ATGGCGAAAGAAGTAATCCTTTCGGACAAGGATATCTATCCCAGCCACCAGATTCCAGAAG ACAATGAACTCGACTACCGAGAACGCTTCCCCGATTTACGCCCGTTGATACGACGCCATTTCCGTGGATTCTGGACACGCGAGCATGCTGTCCGCCGGTTGCCCTTTCTCCAGTGGGGTCTTCAGTACAGCTGCCGGAAGCTCGCCTCGGATGCGATCGCCGGAATTACGGTCGGGTTGACATCCATTCCGCAGAGTATCGCGTATGCCGTGGTCGCCAACCTGGAACCGCAGTACGGTCTCTACTCGAACTTCATGGGATCGTTTGGGTATGCCATCTTCGGTAGTGTGAAAGAAATAACGATCGCTCCGACCGCGATCATGGCCCTGATGGTTCAACAGAAGGTGCTGGAGCTAGGACCGGCGGGAGCTATTCTGTCATCTTTCCTGTCCGGCTGCATCATTCTACTGCTGGGGTTGCTCAACTTTGGCTTCGTGGTTCAGTTCATATCGATGCCGGTGATTACAGGGTTCATAACTGCAGCAGCCGTTACGATTATGAGCAGTCAGATGAAGTCGCTGTTGGGTATATCAAGCCCGGGGAAGTCTAGCGAGTTCGTCGATGTGTGGAGTAATATTTTCGAGAATGCCGGACAGACGAGACTTTGGGATTCGTTGCTCGGTTTCGGCTCGTTGGCGATCCTGATCTGCCTTACG CTTGTCAAAGGCCGCGGTTCGGGACGGTGGCGAACCTTCACCAAATATCTCTGTTTGCTGCGAAACGCACTGATTGTACTGAGTGGTGGGACCCTAGCATACATAATGGCCAGTCGCGACCTGCATCCATTTCGACTAACAGGAAAAGTTGCGTCTGGTTTTCCACCGCTGGAGCCACCGCCATTTTCAACAATCTTCAACGGAGAGTTTTATGATTTTTCTCAGATGCTTCGGTTACTGGGTTCATCGGTGATCGCGATACCACTGATCTCGATTCTGGAGTTGGTTTCGATTGGGAAAGCCTTTTCCAAGGGTAAGCCTATAGACGCAACGCAGGAAATGCTCGCTCTTGGACTTTGTAATATCGCCGGCTCGTTCACGTCATCGATCCCAACTACGGCGTCGTTTGCTCGAACGGCGATCAACAGCAGCAGTGGTGTTAAAACTCCGTTCGGAGGCGTGTTCACCGGTGTACTGGTCCTGTCGGCTCTGGGACTGCTAACAGAGTATTTCTACTACATTCCGAAGGCGACGTTGGCGGCAGTTATCATTGCAGCTATGGTATTCATGATCGAGTACCGCGCGGTTGCAGAGATGTGGCGCATAAAGCGAATCGACATTGTCCCATTTTTAGTCACGGTGGTAGCGTGTCTTTTCACGGGGTTAGAGTATGGGATCCTGGTCGGAATCGCGGTGAATTTGTGCTTCCTGCTGTACTTGATTTCCCGACCGAGGATCGAACATAGAGTTTTGCAG GTCGGCACTACGACTGCGCTTATCCTGCGTCCAACAAATGATCTGGCCTTCTCGTCGGCGGAATACCTTAGGGAGAAAATAATTCGAATGGCGGCCAAGTGTGAAGTAGACCTGGTGGTGATCAACGGTGAACTGATCAAGTACATAGACTCAACGGTGGTGAAGAATCTGTCTAGTACGGTGAAGGATTTGAAGGTCCAAGGAAGACATGTGTTGCTTTGGCGCTGGAATCGGGAAGTGCAGTATTCATTGTACAGATACCGCAAGGAGCAGTTCATGCCGCTTTTCAGAGCTGACGAGAACGATGAGGAAATGATCAGGCGTTGGAGAACCGGTACCATGGACGATGGGTTTGTTTGA
- the LOC131676799 gene encoding sodium-independent sulfate anion transporter-like codes for MVNENRVYHQHQLSDRTDQDYSEHLPSVRSLIVPRVRSICTLATVRRRIHVLQWLPKYHLNNLLSDIIAGVTVTLTAIPQSIAYGILANLQPQDGIYSNLVGCFMYFLFGSVKDVTVAPTSIMAIMIQGVVLQLGPGAALLTLLAGAITFLFGVLNMGFLVRFISMPVITGFTTAACLTIGSSQLRSLFGISSPGKSSDFIDAWENVIKNIGETRLWDTILGFSSIAFLVLFRLTKDCGQGNRKTFFKYLSLLRNAMVVIIGASLAYGFAKDGLQPFKLTGHVDSGVPPFHIPPFSITNNGTFYSFSDMISTMGTSIIAIPLVSTLEIISIGKAFSNDKIVDATQEMIALGMCNMAVSFVSPLPVAGSFTRTAINNSSGVKTSLGCAVTSLLLLVALALLADAFYYIPKATLAAVIISAMLFMVDYRGIGEIWRVKKLDLIPLVGTIVACIFLGLDYGILVGIGINCSFLLYLIAAPKITMQHLLADSVNVLVVKPCQDLPFASAEYVRDQVVRAVTEAYESPVELLVVDGRGVNFVDTTMTKNLASLESDMQTREVGFVLWNWSRCTAGALVRLDRSFLSLVCHEEELSAVVQRWRESQVKEA; via the exons ATGGTAAACGAAAACAGAGTTTACCATCAGCACCAGTTGAGTG ATCGCACCGATCAAGACTACAGCGAACATTTACCGAGTGTGCGTAGCTTGATCGTACCGCGAGTACGCTCCATATGTACGCTAGCGACGGTCCGTAGACGAATCCATGTACTCCAATGGCTACCCAAGTATCACCTCAACAATCTACTATCAGATATAATCGCTGGAGTAACGGTCACCCTCACGGCAATCCCTCAGAGTATCGCCTACGGAATCCTAGCAAATCTACAGCCACAAGATGGAATCTACTCCAACTTGGTCGGATGCTTCATGTACTTCCTATTCGGCAGCGTGAAGGATGTAACTGTGGCTCCAACCTCGATCATGGCGATCATGATTCAGGGAGTGGTGTTACAGCTAGGACCTGGAGCGGCACTGTTAACATTGTTGGCCGGAGCGATCACGTTTCTCTTCGGGGTGCTCAATATGGGCTTTCTGGTTCGGTTTATTTCGATGCCAGTCATTACAGGATTCACGACGGCAGCGTGTTTAACAATCGGTAGTTCCCAGTTGAGATCGCTGTTCGGGATCAGTAGTCCCGGAAAGAGTAGCGATTTTATTGATGCGTGGGAGAACGTGATCAAAAACATTGGAGAAACTAGGCTGTGGGATACGATACTAGGTTTCAGCTCGATTGCATTTTTGGTTCTGTTCAGA CTAACCAAAGACTGTGGTCAAGGTAACCGGAAAACTTTCTTCAAGTACCTCTCGCTGCTACGCAATGCAATGGTAGTGATCATAGGCGCTTCTCTGGCGTACGGATTCGCTAAAGATGGTTTGCAACCGTTCAAATTAACCGGCCACGTTGATTCGGGTGTCCCGCCATTCCACATTCCTCCATTCTCCATCACTAACAACGGAACCTTTTACTCGTTCTCCGACATGATTTCCACCATGGGGACTTCCATAATTGCGATCCCGCTTGTCTCGACCCTGGAAATTATTTCCATCGGGAAAGCCTTTTCCAATGATAAGATCGTAGACGCTACCCAGGAAATGATCGCTCTCGGGATGTGTAATATGGCAGTGTCCTTCGTGTCACCGCTGCCAGTAGCAGGATCGTTTACACGAACCGCCATCAACAACAGTAGTGGAGTGAAGACTTCCCTTGGCTGCGCAGTGACGTCTTTGTTGCTGTTGGTAGCTTTAGCACTTCTTGCCGATGCATTCTACTACATTCCGAAAGCTACTCTCGCGGCGGTGATCATCTCCGCCATGTTGTTTATGGTAGATTACCGAGGGATCGGCGAAATTTGGCGAGTCAAAAAGCTGGATTTAATTCCTCTGGTTGGAACCATTGTTGCTTGTATTTTTCTAGGTCTTGACTACGGGATATTGGTAGGAATCGGAATCAACTGTTCTTTTCTGCTATATCTAATAGCTGCGCCGAAAATCACGATGCAGCACTTACTCGCGGATAGTGTCAATGTGCTGGTGGTAAAACCGTGTCAAGATTTACCATTCGCATCTGCGGAGTACGTCCGGGATCAAGTGGTACGAGCTGTGACGGAGGCGTATGAGTCCCCGGTCGAGCTGCTCGTGGTAGACGGCAGGGGAGTGAACTTTGTGGATACAACCATGACCAAGAATTTGGCCAGTCTTGAGAGTGATATGCAAACGCGAGAGGTAGGATTTGTGCTGTGGAATTGGAGCAGATGTACGGCTGGTGCTTTGGTGCGATTGGATAGGAGCTTTTTGTCACTGGTGTGCCACGAAGAGGAGCTTTCGGCCGTTGTTCAAAGGTGGAGGGAAAGTCAGGTGAAGGAAGCGTGA
- the LOC131676803 gene encoding zinc finger protein 865-like, protein MEVDTKLQESGSVAELQDDVPNENPESFCRLCFSEQNVVSLFPPDGGYLRELTEKIRFCAGVKISIRDDYPAGICGSCIAFLDEIHRFQKRSRHCDEIIRAKRNLMEQIHVKVEMREEDGVAGTSQVSIPTAEEPEQYAGDDCLTESSIIADAITSLNGIGELMGTFQGGLEQQVFPKMEPSVAASANKEHRCMVCGHIFPDRESWMVHLGDHAEERPYQCLDCLAQFREKRSLARHMKAVHEEIRDRECPYCPKSFKYSHHLRYHIRTHTGERPYVCELCNDSFSQHIQWKRHQVKHQRQPETIQIQIPRPTGGGAEDTSSIKCEFCPRVFSRLQDYRRHAPSHNAENLNLDSLAQHQLVTLQTMNQH, encoded by the exons ATGGAAGTGGACACAAAGTTACAGGAATCCGGTTCCGTAGCGGAGCTACAAGACGATGT CCCTAACGAGAATCCGGAAAGCTTCTGCCGATTGTGCTTCTCGGAGCAGAACGTCGTGTCACTGTTCCCACCGGATGGTGGATATTTGCGTGAGCTGACGGAAAAAATTCGCTTCTGCGCCGGAGTGAAAATTTCAATCCGGGACGACTATCCAGCGGGGATTTGCGGATCGTGCATTGCATTCCTCGACGAGATCCATCGGTTTCAGAAGCGAAGCCGGCACTGTGATGAGATAATTCGTGCGAAACGAAATCTAATGGAACAGATTCACGTGAAAGTGGAAATGAGGGAAGAGGACGGTGTTGCAGGGACATCGCAAGTGTCAATTCCAACTGCGGAAGAGCCGGAGCAGTATGCTGGGGATGACTGTCTCACGGAGAGTAGTATTATAGCGGATGCCATAACTAGTTTGAATGGGATTGGAGAACTGATGGGTACGTTTCAAGGTGGCTTGGAGCAGCAGGTTTTCCCCAAAATGGAACCTTCGGTTGCGGCCAGTGCCAATAAGGAGCACCGTTGCATGGTTTGTGGGCATATCTTTCCGGATCGAGAGTCTTGGATGGTTCACCTGGGAGATCACGCAGAGGAACGCCCGTACCAGTGCCTTGATTGTTTGGCACAGTTCCGTGAAAAACGATCCCTTGCCAGACACATGAAAGCGGTCCATGAAGAGATTCGGGATCGAGAGTGTCCCTACTGTCCGAAATCGTTCAAGTACAGTCACCATCTGCGGTATCACATCCGAACGCACACCGGCGAGCGGCCGTACGTTTGTGAACTCTGCAACGATAGCTTTTCGCAGCACATCCAGTGGAAGCGGCATCAGGTGAAACACCAACGACAACCGGAAACGATTCAGATCCAGATTCCCCGGCCTACGGGAGGCGGCGCAGAGGATACATCATCAATAAAGTGCGAATTCTGTCCGAGGGTATTCTCTAGACTGCAGGACTACCGGCGACATGCTCCTAGTCACAATGCGGAAAATTTGAATCTGGACAGTCTGGCACAGCACCAGCTGGTTACGCTGCAAACGATGAATCAGCACTAG
- the LOC131676800 gene encoding uncharacterized protein LOC131676800 isoform X2, whose amino-acid sequence MKCVIPNCGADFHKQSEWFSKHYFPLDATRRELWIKAIVDAHCGRSKQDLSTVNFEKARICSDHFASNCFTMSENRRRLKLDAIPTIFPFGSEDPVVNQNRDREKLAMKIKRYKHCVVRGCEQSIANFTGITTHLFPLEMQECKQWVNFSKNSYASRHFVMHGPAGMRKWRMCSRHFEPSLYKNIPNQARTLKPGSLPTLHPADSSATESDYEGGVSERPRLTSGLDADGAKLNSVPIPPPSLKGKIRPTVRYRPPLGYRPTCTCSCCLTRRPTSFDQGHQTDDTEPLPEPARIPLKSIDSCRLCFTTQHLQPLYSGLIVVRDELLNRIYACTGILIVPKPKESTSICVQCAEMINTFYAFRQQTRSNNQALMLKNERKLGDENFPNDSPSFKVYKQKRKRKITNPPPAPPVKVKREAPKPLRVEFISKKKLPISVPSNEPNPLELHIKEEPDDPLEMVELSLQTEQRDFSETIQLDMSVDHGEDPHESESRVDQTESDSWKCWHCQEVYRFQFECAKHVLQEHREEVDVIRKHLQLDELNCNMLEMMSVRLRKE is encoded by the exons ATGAAGTGTGTCATTCCAAACTGTGGAGCAGACTTCCACAAACAAAGTGAATGGTTCTCCAAACACTACTTTCCGTTGGATGCTACTCGTCGTGAACTGTGGATCAAGGCAATAGTGGATGCACACTGCGGGCGGAGCAAACAAGATCTCAGCACGGTCAATTTTGAAAAGGCGCGCATCTGTTCTGATCATTTTGCTTCAAATTGTTTCACTATGTCTGAGAATCGCCGAAGGCTAAAGTTAGATGCGATTCCGACCATATTTCCGTTTGGGTCCGAGGATCCGGTTGTAAATCAAAATCGGGATAG AGAAAAACTCGCAATGAAGATCAAACGCTACAAGCACTGTGTCGTACGTGGGTGCGAACAAAGTATCGCCAATTTCACCGGTATCACAACCCATCTGTTCCCATTGGAAATGCAAGA ATGCAAACAGTGGGTCAACTTCTCCAAGAACTCGTACGCCTCCCGCCACTTCGTTATGCATGGACCGGCCGGTATGCGAAAGTGGCGCATGTGTTCTCGCCACTTCGAACCGTCGCTCTACAAGAACATTCCGAACCAGGCACGCACTTTGAAGCCAGGATCCTTACCGACGCTGCATCCGGCCGACTCGTCTGCGACGGAATCAGATTACGAGGGAGGCGTTTCTGAACGGCCGCGGTTGACGTCCGGATTGGATGCTGATGGAGCGAAATTGAACAGTGTGCCAATACCGCCGCCATCGTTGAAGGGGAAAATACGTCCAACGGTTCGC TATCGTCCTCCGTTGGGCTACCGACCAACGTGCACTTGTTCCTGCTGTCTGACAAGACGGCCGACATCGTTCGATCAAGGGCACCAAACCGACGATACCGAGCCGCTACCGGAACCGGCCCGAATTCCGCTGAAATCCATCGATTCGTGCCGTTTGTGCTTCACCACGCAGCATCTACAACCGCTGTACTCCGGGCTGATCGTGGTCCGGGATGAGTTGCTAAACCGGATATACGCTTGCACGGGAATTTTAATCGTACCAAAACCGAAAGAGTCAACGTCCATCTGTGTCCAGTGCGCGGAGATGATTAATACGTTCTACGCCTTTCGGCAGCAAACTCGCAGCAATAATCAAGCATTGATGTTGAAAAACGAACGCAAGTTAGGGGACGAGAATTTTCCCAACGATTCGCCCTCGTTCAAAGTGTACAAGCAAAAGAGAAAACGAAAGATTACCAATCCTCCTCCTGCACCTCCGGTAAAGGTCAAAAGGGAGGCGCCCAAACCTCTGCGGGTCGAATTCATTTCAAAGAAAAAGCTTCCAATATCAGTCCCGTCAAATGAACCGAATCCGCTCGAGTTGCATATCAAGGAAGAACCGGACGATCCTCTTGAAATGGTCGAGCTTTCATTGCAAACCGAACAACGTGATTTCTCAGAAACGATTCAACTTGACATGTCGGTTGACCATGGTGAAGATCCGCACGAGTCGGAGAGTCGCGTGGACCAGACAGAGTCAGACAGTTGGAAATGCTGGCATTGCCAGGAAGTGTACCGATTTCAATTCGAATGTGCCAAACATGTACTGCAGGAACACCGGGAGGAAGTTGATGTGATTCGAAAGCATCTGcagctcgacgaactgaattgcAACATGCTCGAGATGATGAGTGTTCGTTTGCGGAAGGaataa
- the LOC131676800 gene encoding uncharacterized protein LOC131676800 isoform X1: MKCFLPDCNADFHQQSDTLSKHRFPLDATRRELWIKSMMDAYSVAHIHEINQVSLETSRICSRHFTPDCFNVTHDRRRLKLEAVPTIFRTGLLDSELHRGVNREKLAMKIKRYKHCVVRGCEQSIANFTGITTHLFPLEMQECKQWVNFSKNSYASRHFVMHGPAGMRKWRMCSRHFEPSLYKNIPNQARTLKPGSLPTLHPADSSATESDYEGGVSERPRLTSGLDADGAKLNSVPIPPPSLKGKIRPTVRYRPPLGYRPTCTCSCCLTRRPTSFDQGHQTDDTEPLPEPARIPLKSIDSCRLCFTTQHLQPLYSGLIVVRDELLNRIYACTGILIVPKPKESTSICVQCAEMINTFYAFRQQTRSNNQALMLKNERKLGDENFPNDSPSFKVYKQKRKRKITNPPPAPPVKVKREAPKPLRVEFISKKKLPISVPSNEPNPLELHIKEEPDDPLEMVELSLQTEQRDFSETIQLDMSVDHGEDPHESESRVDQTESDSWKCWHCQEVYRFQFECAKHVLQEHREEVDVIRKHLQLDELNCNMLEMMSVRLRKE, translated from the exons ATGAAATGCTTCCTTCCGGACTGCAATGCTGACTTTCACCAGCAAAGCGACACGTTATCCAAACACCGTTTCCCGCTGGATGCAACGCGACGTGAATTGTGGATCAAGTCCATGATGGATGCTTATTCCGTTGCGCATATTCATGAAATCAACCAAGTCAGCCTTGAAACGTCGCGAATCTGTTCACGCCATTTCACTCCAGACTGCTTCAATGTGACACATGATCGTCGCCGACTGAAATTGGAAGCCGTTCCGACTATATTCCGGACGGGGTTGCTCGATTCGGAACTGCATCGCGGGGTAAACAG AGAAAAACTCGCAATGAAGATCAAACGCTACAAGCACTGTGTCGTACGTGGGTGCGAACAAAGTATCGCCAATTTCACCGGTATCACAACCCATCTGTTCCCATTGGAAATGCAAGA ATGCAAACAGTGGGTCAACTTCTCCAAGAACTCGTACGCCTCCCGCCACTTCGTTATGCATGGACCGGCCGGTATGCGAAAGTGGCGCATGTGTTCTCGCCACTTCGAACCGTCGCTCTACAAGAACATTCCGAACCAGGCACGCACTTTGAAGCCAGGATCCTTACCGACGCTGCATCCGGCCGACTCGTCTGCGACGGAATCAGATTACGAGGGAGGCGTTTCTGAACGGCCGCGGTTGACGTCCGGATTGGATGCTGATGGAGCGAAATTGAACAGTGTGCCAATACCGCCGCCATCGTTGAAGGGGAAAATACGTCCAACGGTTCGC TATCGTCCTCCGTTGGGCTACCGACCAACGTGCACTTGTTCCTGCTGTCTGACAAGACGGCCGACATCGTTCGATCAAGGGCACCAAACCGACGATACCGAGCCGCTACCGGAACCGGCCCGAATTCCGCTGAAATCCATCGATTCGTGCCGTTTGTGCTTCACCACGCAGCATCTACAACCGCTGTACTCCGGGCTGATCGTGGTCCGGGATGAGTTGCTAAACCGGATATACGCTTGCACGGGAATTTTAATCGTACCAAAACCGAAAGAGTCAACGTCCATCTGTGTCCAGTGCGCGGAGATGATTAATACGTTCTACGCCTTTCGGCAGCAAACTCGCAGCAATAATCAAGCATTGATGTTGAAAAACGAACGCAAGTTAGGGGACGAGAATTTTCCCAACGATTCGCCCTCGTTCAAAGTGTACAAGCAAAAGAGAAAACGAAAGATTACCAATCCTCCTCCTGCACCTCCGGTAAAGGTCAAAAGGGAGGCGCCCAAACCTCTGCGGGTCGAATTCATTTCAAAGAAAAAGCTTCCAATATCAGTCCCGTCAAATGAACCGAATCCGCTCGAGTTGCATATCAAGGAAGAACCGGACGATCCTCTTGAAATGGTCGAGCTTTCATTGCAAACCGAACAACGTGATTTCTCAGAAACGATTCAACTTGACATGTCGGTTGACCATGGTGAAGATCCGCACGAGTCGGAGAGTCGCGTGGACCAGACAGAGTCAGACAGTTGGAAATGCTGGCATTGCCAGGAAGTGTACCGATTTCAATTCGAATGTGCCAAACATGTACTGCAGGAACACCGGGAGGAAGTTGATGTGATTCGAAAGCATCTGcagctcgacgaactgaattgcAACATGCTCGAGATGATGAGTGTTCGTTTGCGGAAGGaataa
- the LOC131676802 gene encoding uncharacterized protein LOC131676802 encodes MCENTPKDPLKPARKLKYCAGCGNNTAIFSGTFVPVPRDDEECYEWMLRLGMKPDEPVPRSRNYYVCEDHFDPKYDFIRTSQGARVRLGVLPWRNLRTGTHSYHGLETVSRPQLCECTCCNHLKTPVTTPTTPPPKLQYRPANIRPRRPIEPKAIQTELPTAAPAMNHKPVSLKEIICRLCFQNKSLTPLFCLGQPLNPSLLSKIYATTGVMINMKTDAESYICELCQTQIERMYEFQAQIQNNNDWILWLAGEKKRKKHASYVARKAKNTAPPPGEDQSQNVEIEIDPLVEATSSLRPIKRKKVDDPPPCVDVEQESACQNIAVFPKPIKTGPDLPAELLSIREQNRRIRQEMQQEFKGVMNKIKEKHIWRGGEEL; translated from the exons ATGTGTGAAAACACTCCAAAGGATCCATTAAAACCGGCACGCAAATTGAAGTACTGCGCCGGATGCGGAAACAATACTGCCATCTTCAGCGGCACGTTCGTTCCGGTACCCCGTGATGACGAAGAATGCTACGAATGGATGCTTCGGTTGGGGATGAAACCTGACGAACCTGTACCCCGCTCGAGAAACTACTATGTCTGCGAGGATCATTTCGAT CCCAAATATGATTTCATTCGGACCTCGCAGGGTGCACGGGTTCGATTGGGGGTCCTACCTTGGCGAAACCTTCGAACCGGAACGCATTCATACCACGGACTAGAAACTGTATCAAGACCGCAACTATGCGAATGCACCTGTTGCAATCATCTGAAGACACCAGTGACTACTCCGACAACTCCTCCTCCAAAATTACAGTACCGTCCTGCAAACATCAGGCCACGCCGACCCATTGAACCGAAGGCAATCCAAACGGAGCTCCCAACTGCAGCACCTGCAATGAATCACAAACCGGTGTCTCTGAAGGAGATCATCTGTCGACTATGTTTCCAGAACAAAAGTCTCACGCCGCTGTTCTGCCTTGGACAACCCTTGAATCCCAGCTTGCTATCGAAGATATATGCGACCACCGGAGTGATGATAAATATGAAAACCGACGCGGAATCATACATCTGTGAGCTCTGTCAGACGCAGATTGAGCGAATGTATGAGTTCCAAGCTCAAATCCAAAACAACAACGACTGGATTCTATGGCTTGCCGGggagaaaaaaagaaagaagCATGCTTCCTATGTCGCTAGAAAGGCGAAGAATACCGCTCCACCGCCGGGAGAGGATCAGTCGCAGAACGTCGAGATCGAAATTGATCCATTGGTGGAAGCCACTTCTTCGTTGCGACCGATCAAGCGAAAAAAAGTGGACGATCCTCCTCCGTGCGTGGATGTAGAACAGGAGTCTGCTTGCCAGAATATAGCTGTATTTCCTAAACCGATCAAAACGGGACCCGATCTGCCGGCAGAACTGCTGTCTATCAGGGAACAGAATCGACGGATCAGACAAGAAATGCAGCAGGAATTCAAAGGCGTAATGAATAAGATAAAGGAAAAGCATATTTGGCGTGGTGGGGAGGAGCTTTGA